A single genomic interval of Fibrobacter sp. UWB13 harbors:
- a CDS encoding NPCBM/NEW2 domain-containing protein, whose amino-acid sequence MNIKDAILRLFKNLAHPTGILGTLIAIAIPFLIYLAPNIKHRETIRQLDINLPLPLFGIQFILGIVIFCFLSKDFREWLKGILPAKSVSIMTLVFAVAVSIFAGTQIEARHRVQSDESVFMSVAQNMYYNHESYTCNQGEFDNGTLKCKSTSNSFKTKGLSFLYYLGMPLFGSDLRWIFTAEFVMLPLSFLLMFLAIVAWTRQPLLAFFASLLMALQPTVLFQFRAMSVEPLYIFLSALALLVFKWAYDRNTVWHWTLLALILAFFAQTRQETIFCIFAFVLFALPKLLDKKDEKAPVFFVTLSLFSVPALLTISYFQGFGFQGGEFEAHGHFFEDLAKNWEVMTKPLKSNGELENPFLSYFNYLFAIGSIYLLFRAINDARKNNFTYLKILAFLLLYHLQTYVILENVSGDFSIEINQRYSLVMLPSMAFVAALPVTHMVQYFTTPTGCKNRNGKNAIIGMVIVALAFTGWTFHYKQDFKNNIMYNRNHLTIEEHEILGWLKDLPKADRFFIYGRPWHFVGYGMSSIHYDNARKMSNSEMKDLIDKYKGEVYYIRGLDCWDSHTYHKKAVEHRIATTCDVFEREMDLTGVKNILITNNYWVQIAKFNGRKNYNPGKIIATNELEVTPADSAAAQSASLKIHYELKEQSKAAANWNITLLVNDKIIEQAIYKFGSYDKEIDVAKLQPGYNQVRFLVQDLVTKSKLADVSKFYFEKANGAIALTNYPIESHKQEWGKLHKNESIEGNKLNVNGQSFINGLGTHASSTTVFDIGQKFAKLNFATGLDDESLCSEGAAVEVFGDGKSIAKTPFFRNGELHKVEANVAGVQKLTIMTFPKEGINCSHVDIINPVLIP is encoded by the coding sequence ATGAATATTAAAGACGCTATCTTGAGACTATTCAAGAACTTAGCTCACCCCACAGGCATCTTAGGCACCCTCATTGCCATAGCCATTCCCTTTCTTATTTACCTCGCCCCCAACATCAAGCACAGGGAAACCATCCGCCAACTGGATATAAACCTCCCACTCCCACTTTTTGGGATCCAGTTCATTCTTGGAATCGTTATTTTCTGTTTTTTGAGTAAAGATTTTAGAGAATGGCTCAAGGGAATCCTCCCCGCAAAGTCCGTGAGCATCATGACTCTCGTATTCGCCGTCGCGGTTTCGATTTTTGCAGGCACCCAAATTGAAGCCCGGCACCGCGTCCAAAGTGACGAAAGCGTATTCATGTCGGTCGCTCAGAACATGTACTACAACCACGAATCCTACACCTGCAACCAGGGCGAATTCGACAACGGCACACTAAAATGCAAATCTACGTCCAACAGCTTTAAGACCAAAGGACTTTCGTTCCTTTATTACCTCGGCATGCCATTGTTCGGCAGCGATCTGCGCTGGATATTCACAGCCGAATTCGTGATGCTCCCGCTTTCGTTCCTACTCATGTTCCTTGCGATTGTCGCCTGGACAAGGCAACCCCTCCTTGCGTTTTTCGCCTCGCTCCTCATGGCTCTCCAACCGACAGTGCTGTTCCAGTTCCGCGCCATGTCCGTTGAACCGCTCTATATTTTCCTCTCCGCACTTGCATTGCTCGTCTTTAAATGGGCTTACGACAGGAACACCGTTTGGCACTGGACTCTCCTCGCCCTCATCCTAGCCTTCTTCGCCCAGACCCGCCAAGAAACCATCTTCTGCATCTTTGCATTCGTCCTCTTTGCACTTCCGAAGCTTCTCGACAAGAAAGACGAAAAAGCGCCTGTCTTCTTCGTGACCCTTTCGCTTTTCTCCGTACCCGCCCTCCTCACAATTAGCTACTTCCAGGGATTCGGTTTCCAGGGTGGTGAATTTGAAGCCCACGGTCACTTCTTCGAAGACCTCGCCAAGAACTGGGAAGTCATGACGAAACCGCTCAAGAGCAATGGAGAACTCGAAAATCCGTTCCTCAGCTACTTTAATTATTTGTTCGCCATCGGTAGCATTTACCTCCTCTTCCGCGCCATCAACGATGCCAGAAAGAACAATTTCACATACCTCAAGATTCTCGCCTTTTTACTCCTCTACCACCTGCAAACATATGTGATTCTCGAAAACGTCTCTGGCGATTTCAGCATCGAAATCAACCAGCGCTATAGCCTCGTGATGTTACCGTCCATGGCATTTGTCGCAGCGCTCCCAGTCACGCACATGGTTCAGTATTTTACCACCCCGACAGGCTGCAAAAATCGGAACGGCAAAAATGCAATTATCGGGATGGTGATTGTGGCACTCGCCTTTACAGGTTGGACATTCCACTACAAGCAAGACTTTAAAAACAATATCATGTACAACCGCAACCACTTGACCATCGAAGAACATGAAATTCTCGGATGGCTCAAAGACTTACCGAAGGCAGACCGATTCTTTATTTACGGCCGTCCTTGGCACTTTGTGGGTTACGGCATGTCTTCCATCCACTACGACAACGCTCGCAAAATGTCGAACAGCGAAATGAAGGACTTGATTGACAAGTACAAGGGAGAAGTCTATTACATCCGCGGACTGGACTGCTGGGACAGCCACACTTACCACAAGAAAGCCGTGGAACACCGCATCGCCACGACCTGCGATGTGTTTGAACGCGAGATGGATTTGACGGGCGTCAAGAACATCTTGATTACGAACAACTACTGGGTCCAAATAGCAAAGTTCAACGGTCGCAAGAACTACAATCCAGGGAAAATTATCGCCACGAACGAATTGGAAGTCACTCCTGCCGATTCCGCTGCAGCACAGTCTGCATCACTCAAAATTCATTACGAGCTTAAAGAACAAAGTAAAGCCGCCGCGAATTGGAATATAACGCTATTGGTAAATGACAAAATTATCGAGCAAGCCATTTACAAATTCGGTTCGTACGATAAGGAAATCGATGTAGCCAAATTACAGCCGGGCTATAACCAGGTGCGTTTTTTGGTACAGGACTTGGTTACCAAAAGCAAGCTCGCCGATGTTTCCAAATTCTACTTTGAAAAAGCTAACGGTGCAATCGCCCTCACGAACTACCCCATTGAAAGCCACAAACAGGAATGGGGCAAATTGCATAAGAACGAAAGCATAGAAGGAAACAAGCTCAACGTCAATGGACAAAGCTTTATTAATGGTCTTGGCACACATGCCTCTTCAACAACCGTTTTTGATATCGGACAAAAGTTCGCGAAACTCAACTTCGCGACAGGTCTTGATGATGAATCGCTTTGCAGCGAGGGCGCTGCTGTAGAAGTTTTCGGAGACGGCAAGTCGATTGCAAAAACACCTTTCTTTAGAAACGGCGAATTGCACAAAGTCGAGGCGAATGTCGCTGGTGTCCAAAAGCTCACCATCATGACCTTCCCAAAAGAGGGCATCAACTGCAGCCACGTAGACATCATCAACCCCGTACTTATACCTTAG
- a CDS encoding glycosyltransferase family 2 protein gives MLLSVIIPVFNEEEIVAETYRVLEEELKDIEHELIFVNDGSKDRTREIVEGLLPGNPNNKIINFSRNFGHQAAFSAGLDHAQGAAVVIIDGDLQDPPSLIHEMLEKWREGYQVVYAQRNKRKGETLFKRFTAFCFYRLIGKLTSIDIPPDTGDFRLMDRCVVDQLKNLPERSRFLRGLVCWVGFKKIGVKYDRAERTAGTSKYPLKKMLRLAFDGITGFSSAPLKISFYMGFIATIVGFALLVWSILEKFLSPATTVPGWASLMTAIVFFAGVQLLTIGILGEYIGRIYDEVKQRPLYIEDKK, from the coding sequence ATGCTTTTATCCGTAATTATACCTGTTTTTAATGAAGAAGAGATCGTTGCCGAAACCTACCGCGTCTTGGAGGAAGAGCTCAAGGATATCGAACACGAACTCATTTTCGTAAACGACGGTTCCAAGGACCGCACCCGAGAAATCGTGGAAGGCCTCCTCCCCGGGAACCCGAACAACAAAATCATCAACTTTAGCCGTAACTTCGGTCACCAGGCAGCATTCAGCGCAGGTCTCGACCACGCCCAGGGCGCAGCCGTCGTCATTATCGACGGCGACTTGCAAGACCCGCCAAGCCTTATCCACGAAATGCTCGAAAAGTGGCGTGAAGGCTATCAGGTCGTTTATGCCCAGCGCAACAAGCGCAAAGGCGAAACACTCTTCAAGCGTTTCACGGCATTCTGCTTCTACCGTTTGATTGGCAAGCTCACGAGCATTGATATTCCGCCTGACACCGGCGACTTCAGACTCATGGACCGCTGCGTGGTAGACCAGCTCAAGAACCTTCCGGAACGCAGCCGCTTCTTGCGCGGGCTCGTATGCTGGGTCGGCTTCAAGAAGATTGGCGTCAAGTATGACCGCGCCGAACGCACCGCAGGCACTTCGAAGTATCCGCTCAAGAAGATGTTGCGCCTCGCGTTTGACGGCATCACAGGCTTCAGCTCGGCTCCGCTCAAGATCAGCTTCTACATGGGCTTCATTGCAACAATCGTTGGCTTTGCGCTCCTCGTCTGGTCGATTCTCGAAAAGTTCCTCTCCCCTGCGACAACGGTTCCGGGCTGGGCATCGCTCATGACCGCCATCGTGTTCTTCGCAGGCGTGCAGCTTTTGACCATCGGCATTCTCGGCGAATACATCGGCCGAATCTACGACGAAGTCAAGCAGCGCCCGCTGTACATCGAAGACAAGAAATAG
- the gmk gene encoding guanylate kinase has translation MKNKLFVMSAASGAGKTTLKDLVIKDFPDIKYSISATTRKPREGEIDGVHYFFKTKEEFEQMIKDDALVEYNLVHGNYYGTPKSFVEKTLAEGNRVLFDLDVFGKVNFDKVYPDATGIFILPPSDEELERRLRGRGTDSEEVIQLRLANAKKEIEFAKTKGKYEYTIVNDDLQKAADELRAILSQK, from the coding sequence ATGAAAAACAAGCTTTTCGTTATGAGTGCCGCTAGTGGCGCAGGCAAGACCACCCTCAAGGATCTTGTCATCAAGGATTTCCCGGACATCAAGTATTCCATTTCGGCTACAACGCGCAAGCCGCGTGAAGGCGAAATCGACGGAGTCCACTACTTCTTCAAGACCAAGGAAGAATTCGAGCAGATGATCAAGGACGACGCTTTGGTCGAATACAATCTGGTTCACGGGAACTACTACGGAACGCCCAAGAGCTTTGTCGAGAAGACTCTCGCCGAAGGAAACCGCGTGCTGTTTGACCTTGACGTTTTCGGTAAGGTCAACTTCGACAAGGTTTACCCTGACGCAACAGGCATTTTCATTTTGCCGCCAAGCGACGAAGAACTCGAACGCCGCCTCCGTGGTCGTGGCACCGACAGCGAAGAAGTCATCCAGCTCCGCCTTGCAAACGCGAAGAAAGAAATCGAATTTGCAAAGACTAAGGGCAAGTACGAATACACCATCGTGAACGATGATCTTCAGAAAGCCGCTGACGAACTCCGCGCTATTTTGAGCCAGAAGTAA
- a CDS encoding TIGR02171 family protein, with translation MKKVCLALLLFCYLAACSDSSPSFVDIASSDSSKKVDGMILVHGGSLTLGSNDSSYRVNERPAMNVLLDYDFYMDVHEVTCDDYQNAAKNGNLYDFGKCEDGRYPLSNVTYYDAVLFANAKSKLENYDTAYTYSKAIFDSDGHCTNLDGFAFHPEVNAYRLPTESEWVYVASRGWNPSRNSWNADNADFKVHQVCTVEKDTLGFCDLAGNVKEWVNDWAGKLRDTTIVNFVGSAGDGNIGERILKGGYYSDRASNMNVVSRGDDYTVVSSSRAKHIGFRLALGSIPAPTWLSVSGNVQSRIVSPIVSASTLKRFTGTNDMILAFRNDISGNLAYINYKDVVLTVTEISDSMEVYHPDISPDGKKVAFCTKFEGLGGDSRLYVRDLNEKGTNLVKLDVASAAIPRWRILENGDTVIVYVTDAGDNKDDASFKRTSTWQVKFANGKFGVPEKLFDGAYHGGISEDYSLAVSGARLLRARMAKSGSTVLDKARDTVWYNGEQACNVSLAQDGSKRVAFLDFGGNTGRTFANENYSTHQRLLIADSTGKLIKSIKATSGYTFDHSEWVSDGKTSNIVATLANVNGAHTKIVLANLANESIVELAEGEELWHPTLWVKRKVSSTEETFVLNLDSAGVYYNNSGACPRAAIFRYKMELLWHYKDSAKTVILGSSRAYHGVNPRLFDEKMKVVNMAVPAATIYGNMSLFENYILPHMKNIKLVITSIDIDRGYLTGQDSENIFYKTYKSYPGYVYDENHNFWKDGYPEGLYQATYESAGGDSVLEHKMREDLGYYSLFGSSWATTSVWVREDSCWMDEKSDIYRMNFGLLERLLQICKENDIFVIGVLFPQNPRYKDTGAYGYTGLRRSEAPALIQEISDLSKVYSNFILVDENKMGNHDYTDIMGYDNSHISDYGTQQLTHRLDSLVHTLDIKF, from the coding sequence ATGAAAAAGGTATGTTTGGCTCTTTTGCTTTTTTGTTATTTGGCGGCTTGTAGTGATAGTTCCCCTAGTTTTGTAGATATTGCTTCTAGTGATTCCTCAAAAAAAGTGGATGGGATGATTCTTGTTCATGGAGGATCGCTTACTTTAGGTAGCAATGATTCTAGTTATAGAGTGAATGAACGTCCTGCAATGAACGTGTTGTTGGATTATGATTTTTATATGGATGTTCATGAGGTAACTTGCGATGATTACCAGAATGCAGCAAAAAATGGAAATCTCTATGATTTTGGTAAATGCGAAGATGGTAGATATCCTTTATCCAATGTGACTTATTACGATGCCGTTTTGTTTGCGAATGCAAAGAGCAAATTGGAAAACTACGATACGGCTTATACATATAGCAAGGCTATTTTTGACAGCGATGGTCATTGTACAAATTTAGATGGCTTTGCTTTCCATCCAGAAGTAAATGCCTACCGCTTGCCTACAGAATCGGAATGGGTCTATGTCGCTTCTCGTGGGTGGAACCCATCGCGTAACAGTTGGAATGCCGATAACGCCGATTTTAAAGTGCACCAAGTTTGTACTGTAGAAAAAGACACGCTTGGTTTCTGCGATTTAGCAGGCAATGTAAAGGAATGGGTCAATGACTGGGCTGGAAAATTACGTGACACTACTATTGTGAATTTTGTGGGAAGTGCTGGCGATGGCAATATCGGTGAACGCATCTTGAAAGGTGGCTATTATTCGGATCGTGCATCAAACATGAATGTCGTTTCGCGTGGAGATGACTATACGGTAGTTTCTTCCTCTAGGGCTAAACATATCGGTTTCAGACTTGCTTTGGGCTCGATTCCTGCGCCGACGTGGCTAAGCGTTAGTGGAAATGTGCAATCAAGAATTGTTTCCCCGATTGTAAGTGCATCGACATTAAAACGTTTCACTGGAACCAATGATATGATACTTGCTTTCCGCAATGACATTAGTGGAAATCTGGCTTACATAAACTATAAAGACGTTGTTTTGACCGTAACGGAAATTAGCGATTCTATGGAAGTTTACCATCCTGATATTTCGCCTGATGGGAAAAAGGTGGCGTTTTGTACCAAGTTTGAAGGGCTCGGTGGTGATTCTCGTCTTTACGTGCGTGATTTGAATGAAAAAGGAACGAACCTTGTAAAACTGGATGTCGCAAGTGCCGCTATTCCTCGGTGGCGAATCCTCGAAAACGGAGATACTGTCATTGTTTATGTTACAGATGCGGGCGATAACAAGGACGATGCGTCTTTTAAAAGAACCTCTACTTGGCAGGTCAAGTTTGCAAACGGCAAATTCGGCGTTCCTGAAAAACTTTTTGATGGTGCATACCACGGTGGTATTAGCGAAGACTATTCGCTTGCTGTGAGTGGGGCTCGCCTGTTGCGCGCACGCATGGCTAAATCCGGTTCTACAGTCTTAGATAAAGCTCGTGATACGGTTTGGTATAATGGTGAGCAGGCATGTAATGTTTCTCTAGCGCAAGATGGCAGCAAACGCGTTGCGTTTCTGGATTTTGGCGGAAATACTGGTAGAACGTTTGCTAACGAAAATTATTCCACACACCAACGTTTACTTATCGCTGATAGTACGGGTAAATTAATAAAGAGTATTAAGGCGACATCTGGTTACACGTTTGATCACAGCGAATGGGTGAGTGATGGTAAAACTTCTAACATTGTAGCGACACTTGCCAATGTAAACGGCGCGCATACAAAAATTGTCCTTGCGAACCTTGCTAACGAAAGTATCGTTGAATTGGCTGAAGGCGAAGAACTTTGGCATCCGACTTTATGGGTAAAACGCAAAGTTTCTTCAACAGAAGAAACTTTTGTACTCAATTTAGATAGTGCTGGAGTGTATTATAACAATTCTGGTGCTTGCCCACGTGCTGCAATTTTCCGCTACAAAATGGAACTTTTATGGCATTATAAGGATTCTGCCAAAACCGTCATTCTTGGATCTTCTCGAGCTTATCACGGTGTTAATCCAAGACTCTTTGATGAAAAAATGAAGGTCGTCAATATGGCGGTTCCCGCAGCCACTATCTATGGGAATATGTCCCTTTTTGAAAATTACATATTGCCCCATATGAAAAATATTAAGCTCGTCATCACCTCCATCGACATTGATCGTGGGTACCTTACGGGGCAAGACTCCGAAAATATCTTCTACAAGACTTATAAATCTTATCCTGGTTACGTTTATGACGAAAACCACAATTTCTGGAAAGACGGGTACCCCGAAGGACTTTATCAGGCTACGTATGAAAGCGCTGGTGGTGATTCTGTATTGGAGCATAAGATGCGAGAGGATCTGGGTTACTATTCCTTATTTGGTTCATCCTGGGCGACAACGTCAGTTTGGGTTAGAGAAGATTCTTGTTGGATGGATGAAAAATCAGATATTTACAGAATGAATTTTGGACTGTTAGAACGCCTTTTACAAATTTGCAAAGAGAATGATATTTTTGTTATAGGCGTTTTGTTTCCACAGAATCCAAGATACAAGGATACGGGGGCTTATGGTTATACGGGACTTCGTCGAAGTGAAGCGCCTGCTCTTATCCAGGAAATATCAGATTTGAGTAAAGTTTATTCGAATTTTATATTAGTTGATGAAAATAAAATGGGAAACCATGATTACACGGACATCATGGGGTATGACAATAGTCATATTTCGGATTATGGTACCCAACAGCTGACTCATCGTTTAGATTCTTTGGTTCACACGCTAGATATTAAGTTTTAA
- a CDS encoding DUF6544 family protein: MAILIIIATIILLLAIWFNIPYSPVKTQFQNDVEARLQRAVTHTNVNTDSSVAPAGTLNSADIANLPPLIQKYLETNGYIGSERRTHLTMEYNDVDFGMGVNKPRIKIDYTHVDFADSPDRLAFIDSKMFGIPFQGYDYYMNGKGGMKGVLAKLFTLFDQTGPEMDKACLITYLAEAFFLPEALLKDFITFKQIDEHSVEATITNKGVTATGIFHFNDAYEMTSFTTNDRGQISPDGTIEYTPWEAQCENYKTYSDGIKRPTVFRAVWKNKDSDFVYFNGKISKVNGAIRH, translated from the coding sequence ATGGCTATCTTAATTATCATCGCCACCATCATTTTGCTTTTGGCAATTTGGTTCAACATTCCCTATTCGCCCGTCAAAACGCAGTTTCAGAACGATGTTGAAGCAAGGTTGCAAAGAGCCGTGACTCACACAAACGTAAACACCGACAGTTCCGTCGCACCCGCCGGAACGCTTAATTCCGCAGACATCGCAAACCTCCCACCTCTCATTCAAAAATATCTCGAAACGAACGGTTACATCGGCAGCGAAAGGCGCACGCACTTAACTATGGAATACAATGATGTCGATTTCGGCATGGGCGTAAACAAGCCGCGAATCAAAATCGACTACACGCACGTAGACTTTGCCGATTCTCCAGACAGGCTCGCCTTTATCGACAGCAAAATGTTCGGCATTCCATTCCAAGGCTACGATTATTACATGAACGGCAAAGGAGGCATGAAAGGCGTTCTCGCAAAGCTCTTTACACTATTCGACCAAACAGGCCCAGAAATGGACAAGGCCTGCCTCATCACCTATCTCGCCGAAGCATTCTTTTTGCCAGAAGCACTCCTAAAAGATTTCATCACATTCAAGCAAATTGACGAGCACTCCGTAGAAGCTACAATTACAAACAAAGGCGTAACTGCAACCGGCATTTTCCACTTCAACGACGCTTACGAAATGACCTCATTTACCACAAATGATCGTGGTCAAATTTCACCCGACGGAACCATAGAATACACCCCGTGGGAAGCACAATGCGAAAACTACAAAACCTATTCCGATGGTATCAAGCGCCCCACCGTTTTCCGAGCTGTATGGAAAAACAAAGACAGCGACTTCGTCTATTTCAACGGAAAAATCAGTAAAGTGAACGGAGCTATTAGACACTAA
- the priA gene encoding primosomal protein N', which translates to MAKRIPKTSAPEMVKERCNSALLSRFCEVYIPLSPSVFTYGVPEGADIQRGSVVWVQLARRKPTLALVSRVHSDKPSFDVRYACPHESGYVFSERYMESLEWVSKYYISSPMRTLNVFWPADFDKFLDALLAEKSEPRGEALSNGPEMEVCSDLPPLTGEQETALASLVEDLDKDGFRGTLLHGVTGSGKTRVYQELVREALKRNKRVLILVPEIGLTPQTASRFEDYLKVPVVVLHSALSAPQKRAGYLAVLDGSAKVVLGTRSAILSPFDFDVVILDEEHDSSFKQQDPAPRYHTRDLAFHLAQKYGALVVLGSATPCLETFRNAKAGNLKLLTLKNRATAAPLPEVKVIDMGKVRQQKGVLMSPALREALSDCIAGGDQAIILMNRRGYSKIRVCSECGETLYCKHCHIPLVYHKQYNALMCHYCAALYPVDTPCPTCGAETYEFVGGAIEKLEEEIHEWVADAKVIRMDRDTTQNVGAVEKILTSFRNREYNILLGTQMVAKGHDFPGVKLVGIVGADSGLGIPDFRSTERLYQLLSQTAGRAGRAGGGGRVFIQTLNPTEPVMQYAIRHDFDGFAETESSNRQMAFYPPFCKLVEISCGSRDENLLRDTVNRLENILRKESSMTVLGPVDAFVPKVQNVFWVKLYIKTQNLAAVRKVLAPILNAPKAWVAGVDIKVELD; encoded by the coding sequence GTGGCAAAAAGAATTCCCAAAACGTCTGCTCCGGAGATGGTCAAGGAACGCTGTAATTCGGCGCTCCTGTCGCGTTTTTGCGAGGTTTACATCCCGTTGTCCCCATCGGTTTTTACTTACGGGGTGCCGGAAGGAGCGGATATTCAGCGGGGGAGTGTCGTTTGGGTGCAGCTTGCCCGCCGTAAGCCTACGCTTGCCTTGGTGAGCCGTGTCCATAGCGATAAACCGTCATTTGACGTTCGGTATGCGTGTCCGCATGAGTCGGGGTATGTGTTTTCTGAACGTTATATGGAATCGCTGGAGTGGGTGTCTAAGTATTATATAAGTTCGCCCATGCGCACCTTGAACGTCTTTTGGCCTGCCGATTTTGACAAGTTTCTCGATGCCTTACTGGCCGAAAAATCTGAACCTCGGGGCGAGGCTCTATCAAATGGACCCGAAATGGAGGTCTGTTCGGACCTGCCCCCCTTGACAGGCGAACAAGAGACTGCACTTGCCAGTCTTGTTGAAGATTTGGATAAGGATGGTTTTCGTGGAACGCTCCTGCATGGTGTGACCGGCAGTGGCAAAACGAGAGTTTATCAGGAATTGGTGCGCGAAGCGCTTAAGCGCAATAAGCGCGTGCTTATTCTTGTGCCAGAAATTGGGCTTACTCCGCAGACGGCATCGCGTTTTGAAGATTATTTGAAGGTGCCTGTTGTTGTATTGCATTCGGCACTTTCGGCTCCGCAAAAGCGTGCGGGTTATTTGGCTGTACTCGATGGCTCTGCAAAAGTTGTGCTTGGGACGCGCAGTGCCATTCTTTCGCCATTTGATTTTGATGTTGTTATTTTGGACGAAGAACATGATTCTTCGTTTAAGCAACAGGATCCGGCTCCGCGTTACCATACGCGTGACTTGGCTTTCCACTTGGCGCAAAAGTATGGGGCGCTTGTAGTGCTTGGCTCTGCAACGCCTTGCCTTGAAACGTTCCGCAATGCAAAGGCAGGGAACCTCAAACTGTTGACGCTCAAGAACCGTGCGACTGCGGCTCCGCTTCCCGAAGTGAAAGTGATTGATATGGGCAAGGTGCGCCAGCAAAAAGGCGTGCTTATGTCTCCTGCATTGCGCGAAGCGCTTTCGGATTGCATTGCCGGTGGCGACCAGGCGATTATCCTCATGAATCGTCGCGGTTACTCTAAGATTAGAGTTTGTTCTGAATGTGGTGAAACGCTTTACTGCAAACATTGTCATATTCCGCTAGTTTATCATAAACAGTACAATGCGCTGATGTGCCATTACTGTGCTGCGCTTTATCCGGTCGATACGCCGTGCCCGACATGCGGTGCTGAAACGTATGAATTTGTCGGTGGTGCGATTGAAAAACTCGAAGAAGAAATCCATGAATGGGTGGCGGATGCGAAAGTGATTCGCATGGATCGCGATACAACGCAGAACGTGGGCGCTGTCGAAAAAATCTTGACATCGTTCAGGAATCGTGAATACAATATTTTGCTTGGAACGCAGATGGTCGCAAAAGGTCACGATTTCCCGGGTGTGAAACTTGTGGGGATTGTCGGTGCTGATTCTGGGCTTGGTATTCCTGATTTCCGCTCGACGGAACGCTTGTATCAGCTGTTGAGCCAGACGGCGGGCCGTGCGGGGCGCGCCGGTGGCGGGGGGCGCGTGTTTATCCAGACGCTCAATCCGACAGAACCTGTAATGCAGTACGCCATTCGCCATGATTTTGATGGCTTTGCCGAAACTGAATCTTCGAACCGCCAAATGGCTTTTTATCCGCCGTTTTGCAAACTTGTTGAAATCAGTTGCGGCTCACGCGATGAAAACTTGCTTCGCGATACGGTAAACCGCCTTGAAAACATTTTACGCAAAGAATCTTCGATGACGGTACTTGGACCTGTCGATGCGTTTGTTCCGAAGGTGCAAAATGTGTTCTGGGTGAAACTCTATATTAAAACGCAAAACCTTGCGGCAGTGCGCAAGGTGCTTGCTCCCATTTTGAATGCGCCTAAGGCGTGGGTAGCGGGCGTAGATATTAAAGTCGAATTGGATTGA